One window of Trichomycterus rosablanca isolate fTriRos1 chromosome 2, fTriRos1.hap1, whole genome shotgun sequence genomic DNA carries:
- the LOC134300541 gene encoding zinc finger protein 239-like: protein MRCIDLATQNHLHTHIKSCNHDKYDALVKIKTEHEDLTPTRSSSNQQTSSGAVSINTSLSPTQEEGNVCSQCGKSFTSQSTLKIHQRIHTGEKLFQCSQCTKSFNQQSTLKRHQRIHSGEKPYECLQCGKSFTQQSNLKEHQHIHTGEKPYPCSQCGKSFNHQSHLKKHQRIHTGEKPYQCSHCGKSFNLQSVLKNHQRIHTGEKPYQCSNCGKSFNQQSVLKIHQRIHTGEKPYQCSQCGKSFNDQSNLRVHQRIHTGEKPYQCSQCERWFNTQSDLKNHQRIHTGEKPYQCSQCGNCFSHLLTLKKHKCNASNCTK, encoded by the exons ATGAGGTGCATCGACCTTG caacccaaaatcaccttcacactcacatcaagagctgcaaccatgataaatatgatgcgctggtgaagattaagactgaacatgaggatctgacgcccaccagaagctccagtaatcagcaaacgtcctctggtgctgtcagcattaacacctctctcagtcccacacaggaagaaggaaacgtctgctcacagtgtgggaagagcttcactTCCCAGAGCACtctaaaaatacaccagcgcattcacactggagagaagctctttcagtgctcacagtgtacaaagagttttaatcaacagagcactctcaaaagacaccagcgcattcactccggagagaaaccatacgagtgcttacagtgtgggaaaagttttactcaacagagtaatctcaaagaacaccagcacattcacactggagagaaaccgtatccgtgctcacagtgtggaaagagttttaatcatcagagtcaTCTTAaaaagcaccagcgcattcatactggagaaaaaccgtatcagtgctcacactgtggaaagagttttaatcttcAAAGTGTTCTCAAaaatcaccagcgcattcacactggagagaaaccgtatcagtgctcaaactgtggaaagagttttaatcaacagagtgttcttaaaattcaccagcgcattcacactggagagaaaccgtatcagtgctcacagtgtgggaagagttttaatgatcAAAGTAATCTTagagtacaccagcgcattcacactggagaaaaaccctatcagtgttcacagtgtgagagatggtttaatacacagagtgatctcaaaaatcatcagcgcattcacactggagaaaaaccgtatcagtgctcacagtgtgggaactgCTTTTCTCATTTATTAACACTTAAGAAACACAAGTGTAACGCATCAAATTGTACCAAATAA